Below is a genomic region from Helianthus annuus cultivar XRQ/B chromosome 2, HanXRQr2.0-SUNRISE, whole genome shotgun sequence.
GAACAGAGATCGTAACAGAGATCTTCTTTCTTCATCGGTACTCGAGAGacatgtggcgtgcattcccccaCGTCATGCTGATCGATGCAACGTACAAGACAAATATATACAATATGCCATTTATCCAGATTGTTGGTATGACGCCTACCAACAAATCGTTTATTATCGCGCATGTCGTTGTTAGTAAAGAACGGGGTGATAACTTTGTGTGGGTGCTTGAGAGGGTCATGTCAATGTTAGATGAATGTATGGAgccacgtgtgattttaacggaGACTGGGATAAATTTTTGTCATTCTGGGGGACATTGATTGAGTCTCCATCCATACCCATCTACGAGTACCACTTGCGCAACATGCGAAAGCGACTTCTGGAGTGCAAACGTTCTTTTAAGTTTTTCTAATAACATACGATTCACCTatgcaaattttattaaattatttttacttattaGGAGTCTTCAATTACGTGTACGATAACTGGCTAAAAGACTGGACCGATAAAAGGCGCAACTTTGGTAATCGTACCAcaaacagagttgagagccagcACGCCAACTTAAAGAGATACGTCCTAGATAGGAGCTCGCTGGACCGAGTAGTTGGTTGTGTCCGGGATATAGTTGAGACACAGTTCGGTGAAATAAGGATGACTTTTCGAGAAAGCATCAAAAAAAGAATGAACCACCACAAACACCCGATGTTTCAACACCTACTTGGAAAAGTATCCCATACAGCCCTTGACTTGTTGAGGGGAGAGGCAACTAGGAAGCTAGATGTCTTGGAGCGCTTTCattcatcatgtggttgccaaATGTGGTACAGCTGTGGGTTGCCCTGTGCTTGTAGGAAAGAAAAGTACATGCGTGAAGGTAATAATTGTTAAACGTACAACACTTGTGTGATATATTTCCGTTAATCATGTGACTTAAACAATGTTGTTTTTAACCGTGCAGAGCGTCCGATTCAACTCGAAGACATAGACGTCTTCTGGCGGAAACTTAACttccaaagttgtaaattgatagACGATGATGTTGACGTGGTCGAAGAGCTAAATATTGTTAGACAATAATTAGAGTTGCACCCCCCAGCTCAGCAAAAAAGCCTGATGTCAAAGATTAAAGCGGTGTTGACTCCAAAGAAATCTACCAAGAAACCACCTGTTGTCCAACAAAATACTCGTGGCCGACCAACAACAAAGCAGGTATAACAAAGGTTGGACGAGGCCTCTCGTATAAATGAAGAATTGAGGAGAAGCTCCTTCGGTGATGCAAACACGTGCTTTGAAGGTTCCCGACAAAGTAAGTACGATAAACCTCGCCACAGCTCGTACGTTCCGTCACAGGCCTCTCAACAGTTGGttataaggtcccaaaaacccaaaGCAAGCCTAAGCCGTTCAAAGAgttctaagaagaaagagacacgAGATGCTGAGGGTTTTCCTTTAATAATTGGGGATGAGTACGTGGGAATCATCAAACAGTTTAAGTATGCCATTCCACCAGTGTTCCATCCATACGTCTCGTGCATACGAGATGTGATGCCAgacggtcattgtgggtttcgGTCTGTGGCTGTGGGCTTAGGTATGGATCAGAGTTCATGGGGGCTCATTCGAAGGGACCTTGTCCAAGAAATGGATCAGAACAAATCGATCTGGTTCCCAATATTTGAAGCATGTGATGAAGGTTATTTTTACACGCATCGTCAAGGCCTAATTTGGGATTCAGTGTCCGGTTGTGGGGAGGATCACTGGATGGACTTCCCCTTAGCAAGACTTCTTATTGCACAAACGTACGGTATCGGGGTGCACCTGTTAACGACAACCATGGGTGCGAGTTCCATTTTCTTCCCCATACTAAGTCCTTCAGCTAATCAACAACCATTATTCATAACGCTTACACATGTTAACGAGAACCACTTCATACATCTTAAGCTGGAAGGGGATTATCCAATGCCACCAGCACACAGGCTGTGGTTGACCCACCGAAGACCCCATACAGAACAATGGGAAGATATGTACTTCCCACGTCTAGAATAGTATACATCGATAATGAATCATCCGCCAAGATCAAACCCTAGTCTTAATTACATCGATAGTGACACGgaagaatgatttttgtaattaatagtattttttgtaattaatagtatttttttgtatTAATTCCTATAATTTTCTACAATTTCTATAATTTTTTATAATTTCTATCATTTTTCTATAATTAGAATTGATTAAAACAGGTTAAtaacatttttatacaaatttatataattttttatatttggAATTGATTAAAACAGtttatttgtaatttttttaaaaaaaaagtacaaATATACGCCTCGTATATATCTAGACGCATCGTATATAATTGGTCAAAAGACCATTCTGCCCCTGATATGCCCCCATTCTAGGCTTAAATCAGGGGCTAAAAGATCACTTTAGCATGaccagacgcctcgtatagagcgGCATGGGTCGTCCTTAAGAGCGGGATTattaaaatttgaattttgaaaatttgaatttATCAGAAATGTACGCCTCATATAGGCCTGGACGGGTAGTCTATATGGGCGGcaacatatttttttaaatttgaattttgaaaatcttttgTTTAATTACCAATACACCCCTTTAAAGACCCCAGTATAGGCCTTCAACAGGGGCTTAAAGGTAATTTACAACCCTAGACGacgcgtataggtctatacgaccAATACATATTGGGCGGCAATTGTTtccctttttctttttaattattaaaaatatctttattaaattaccattttacccctgtaAAGCCCTCAGTATAAGCCTTagtcaggggtaaaatggtaattaaccattcCAGAAATATAGTTGTAGgttggttaattaccattttgcccctgataAAGCCTATGCTGGGGGATTTacaggggtaaaatggtcatttaacAAAAAGCACAGACGGGTCGTCtagctctatacgaggcgtctatgcCTCGTATATGGGGGGAAAACCTAGACGACCCACATTATCAcccaaaacaaaacacacacacatatacggtGCACAGAGGTTTATACGCCCCGGATACATATTTAGACCGTATTTTTGAAGATTTGAGGCATCCGTGGTATGTATTTCTTTCCGTAGTTTAGTATTTTAGCCTCGTTTTTGCCTTTAGACCGTAGGTTTGCCCATAGTTTAGGTTTTGTTGGGTTTGAGGTTTTTGggttgaggttgaagatgaagatggtaGAACAGGACGCCCTGTATACCTCTATACGAGGCAGATACGAGGCactgtatttttttttatttattattattattgttattattattattattattgttattattattattattattattattattattattattgttattattattattattatatattatttttattattgttattattattatttaatattattattattatttattattattattattattatttagtattattattattattattgtttttattattatttattattattattgttattattattattatatattatttttattattattgttattattattatttaatattatgattattattatttattattattattattatttaatattattattattattattgtttttattattatttattattattattattgttattattattattattgttattattattatcattattatcattattattattattattattattattattgttattattattattatttaatattatttttattattattattattatttttgttattattattatttattattattattgttattattattattattgttattaatgttattattgttattattgttattattattatttaatattatttattattattattattgttattattattattattattattattattttaatattattattattatttattattattattattattgttattattatttattattattattattgttattaatatttttattcttatcatttattagtattattaatgttattatttttttatattattattattattgttgttgtttttatACGTATACGGTATTTATTTACAGATTGAttatggcggaaacatcgggatgagacgtacaaactgttcaaagacatcataacactaaatgtgacaatataattaaattccATTTATTAAAATTCCAAAGTTTCATACATAGTCATAAAAAGGAAATAACAATCATCAAACATAGTTTATTACATAGGTGGGTTTCTAAGTCATCCTATTTATTTCTTCCAATCTTGATTCCTCATCCTgtagtatgcatttaaaataaagtcaacaaaacatgttggcgagtatacaagtttgaatatagtataatatgattaaaatagtttaacatgatcaaatccacgtgaatacatgatttcatattaacagttatactcgtaacgatgaatctatgtgttcaaaccaaagtttaacgcaattaacatagcctaaccctagaagggtggtaacatgagtaacatagaataaacctaacaatacccataatattatgggaggggagttacaacctacagcgctgccattgttaggggagttgcaaagttaatgaacacacaatcataaatgtttaacattagcataacatgattaacatgagtcaaatagattcacatgaaatgtagattgatagtgcaaaaatgtttaacatagtgtttttgatatagaaaatgcatacagcacccaaaatgtgataaaatagaaaatgggtcatgtatactcaccttaggttgcgttgcgtatttcttggaaaaAGATTAAGAATCAGGGATTTCCCaagaggatgtgcacaagagaattaccctattaatttttgaGGATTGATAATTATTAGGACTTTTGTGGGAATTAATAATGTCTACAAAATAACACTAATATTTCTTAGGGTGAAAAATATTAATAATGAGACTCATATTTAAGGAAATAATgtcaatttatttataaatcaGTGAGAAAAATAAATACGGAATATTATTACTGATTTTACcataatattataaatattattaccaAAGTGttggattatataaataataattctgattaatattaataatatagattaataattctgaataataaatctaattatatatatatatatatataaaataacaatTCTAATCTAAATAAATAGTAAGTCTAttaattatataataattctgattgagatataataaaataataaattctgatttttagatacttaaaaataataattctgatatatatttaataattttgttttaaagtaataaatctgattattataaAGTAATAATtctaattattatatatataaaacaataattcttattattatatataaaatgataataataattctgatttgaaaatataaattttgctttaataatataataaatctGAAATAAAATAGAAATTCTGAGTTAATAAAATAATTCTGATAAAAATTCTgaatttttaaagatataaattctgatttaatatactaattctgattttataaaataatatctCAGATTTAAAATTATATTAGTAAATCTGttttaatgataataataatactactaataaatctgattaaataaagaataattcagattaataataattctaaaaaTTTATAAATAATCTGATTtgtaaaaattaaaagaaaacagGAATAACAGTTTTTAATAAATTTCAGATTTAATAAATCTGTTTATAATATTCTAATAATAattaacataataataataataataataataataataataataataataataataataataataataatagtaatagtaataataaaaataaaactgaACTGTACAAGAAAGAAGAAAGGCGGGAAAAAGAAATGGATTACCGGTGGTTCGACGGCGGCGAGGTGGTGGCTGATGGTGATGACAGACGGCGGTCGGAGGTTCCAGCTAGTGGTGCAGGATTCCGGCGAAACGAAGATGTGAACGATGCTCGTTTGGTTTGTTTTCGGTTTACGGAACGATTAAGAAAGGAATGAATCGAGGTTTTGGTCGATTATATATAGGGTTGCAGGGAGGTCGGTTACGACCATGAAAGGTCGGTCCGATCGTTTGACAAACGGAGAAGACGATGAACAGTCTCTGGGCGGTTTCTTTGTTTTTAA
It encodes:
- the LOC110895189 gene encoding uncharacterized protein LOC110895189 encodes the protein MSKIKAVLTPKKSTKKPPVVQQNTRGRPTTKQASQQLVIRSQKPKASLSRSKSSKKKETRDAEGFPLIIGDEYVGIIKQFKYAIPPVFHPYVSCIRDVMPDGHCGFRSVAVGLGMDQSSWGLIRRDLVQEMDQNKSIWFPIFEACDEGYFYTHRQGLIWDSVSGCGEDHWMDFPLARLLIAQTYGIGVHLLTTTMGASSIFFPILSPSANQQPLFITLTHVNENHFIHLKLEGDYPMPPAHRLWLTHRRPHTEQWEDMYFPRLE